AAGAAGGTCGCCGAGCTCACCGACAAGAAGGGCAACACGGTCTACGCCAACGGCGAGGCCGACGCGGACAAGCAGGCGACCCAGATGCAGAAGATGATCGACGACAGGGTCGACGTCATCCTGCTGGACGCCGTGGACTCCAAGAAGATCGCGTCGACGGTGAAGAAGGCGAAGGACGCGGGCATCCCCGTCATCGCCTACGACCGTCTCGCCGAGGGTCCCATCGACGCGTACGTCTCCTTCGACAACGAGCTCGTCGGTGAGGTGCAGGGCCGCACCCTCGTCGAGTCGCTGGGCTCGGACATCGACACCTCCGAGAAGATCGTGATGATCAACGGCTCGCCCTCCGACCCGAACGCGGGCCAGTTCAAGGCGGGCGCGCTCTCCGAGATCAACGGCAAGGTGACGATCGCCAAGAAGTACGACGTCGACGGCTGGAAGCCGGAGATCGCCAAGAAGGACATGACCGAGGCGATCGAGGCGATCGGCAAGGACAACATCGCCGCCGTCTACTCCGCCAACGACGCCATGGCCGGCGCCGCCATCGAGGCCATGGAGGAGGCGGGCATCACCAAGCTGCCGCCGATCACCGGTCAGGACGCGGAACTGCCCGCCGTGCAGCGGATCGTCGCCGGCGAGCAGTACATGAGCGTGTACAAGTCCTACCCGCTGGAGGCCGAGGCCGCCGCGGAGATGGCCGTCGCCAAGGTCCAGGGCAAGGACATCCTGTTCGACTCCCTCACCCAGGACTCCGTCGACAGCCCCACCGACAAGGGCATCCCGGCGCAGCTGGTGACCGTGTCCGCGCTGACGCGGGCGAACATCAAGAGCACGGTCGTCGCGGACGGCATCTACACGGTGGACCAGATCTGCACCGCCAAGTACGCGGCGGACTGCGCGGCGATCAAGCTCAAGTAGGCCGGCCGCTCAGTTGCCGGCCAGCGGCTTCATCGGCACCAGCACCCCGTTCGGCGCCCGTCCGATCGGCTTGGTGCTGGTGAAGCTGGACGGGTCGTTGTCCCCCGAGACGCGCAGACCGGTGGCCTTCGCGTCCTTGGGGACGTCGTACCAGAGCTCGACCTCCATGAGGGTGTGGCCGCCGAGCTTCACCGTGTCCGACTGACGCCGTACCGCCATCGCGAAGGAATCGGGCCGGGCCCGGTCGCCGCTGACGCCCGCGAGGTGCTGCCGTGCCGACTCGTAGACGTGGTAGTTCGGGTCCCGGTTCTCCACCCGCAGCCGGGCGGCACAGAACTGCCCCTGCGGCGGCGCGTCGGCGTGCGACCCGGTCACCCCGGTGATGCCGCAGCGCAACGACAGG
Above is a window of Streptomyces sp. NBC_00490 DNA encoding:
- a CDS encoding sugar ABC transporter substrate-binding protein, with the protein product MRRTTLCVAVSSMALSLSACGALGVSGDSADATPTKGDDVTVGVLMPERTNSRYEEFDYPIIQKKVAELTDKKGNTVYANGEADADKQATQMQKMIDDRVDVILLDAVDSKKIASTVKKAKDAGIPVIAYDRLAEGPIDAYVSFDNELVGEVQGRTLVESLGSDIDTSEKIVMINGSPSDPNAGQFKAGALSEINGKVTIAKKYDVDGWKPEIAKKDMTEAIEAIGKDNIAAVYSANDAMAGAAIEAMEEAGITKLPPITGQDAELPAVQRIVAGEQYMSVYKSYPLEAEAAAEMAVAKVQGKDILFDSLTQDSVDSPTDKGIPAQLVTVSALTRANIKSTVVADGIYTVDQICTAKYAADCAAIKLK
- a CDS encoding DUF4352 domain-containing protein, with product MPTARLIRRTAAPVLALLLLTGCGGGDSGGSTPSSASPSQSPSRAYKDGHLTFTVLSLRCGITGVTGSHADAPPQGQFCAARLRVENRDPNYHVYESARQHLAGVSGDRARPDSFAMAVRRQSDTVKLGGHTLMEVELWYDVPKDAKATGLRVSGDNDPSSFTSTKPIGRAPNGVLVPMKPLAGN